The sequence AGAGGGGGTAGGTTTTCCTTATGCCTTCTTCGAGGGGGATCTGAGCGGTCCAGCCGAGCTCGCGCAGGCGGGAGACGTCCATGAGCTTGCGCGGGGTGCCGTCGGGCTTGCTGAGGTCGTTGACGATCTTGCCTTCGAAGCCGACCGTTTCCGCCACCAGTTCGGCGATCTGGCGGATGCTGTGCTCGACGCCGGTGCCGGCGTTGAGGATGCTGGGCGGGTCGGGTAGTTGAAGGGCGAATACGACGGCGTCCGCGAGGTCGTCGGCGTGCATCATTTCGCGAAGGGGCTTGCCGGTGCCCCACATGGTGACTTCTTCCGCTCCAGCTTCCTTGGCTTCGTGGAAGCGACGGATGAGGGCGGGTAGCAGATGGGAGTTTTCGGGGTGGTAGTTGTCGCCGGGGCCGTAGAGGTTGGTGGGCATGAGCGAGTGATACGTCACGCCGTGCTGCTTGCGGTAGTATTCGCAGAGCTTGAGGCCGGCGATCTTGGCGATGGCGTACGCTTCGTTGGTGGGCTCCAGCTCGGAGGTGAGCAGGCAATCTTCTCGCAGGGGCTGGGGGGCCAGCTTGGGGTAGATGCAGGAGGAGCCGAGGAAGAGGAATCTGGATACGCCGTTTTGGTAGGCGGCGTGAATGGTGTTGGAGGCGAGGACGAGGTTGATGTAGCCGAAGTCGGCGGGGTAGGTATTGTTGGCGTGGATACCGCCGACTTTCGCTGCGGCCATGACCACGACGTCCGGCTTTTCGGTGGCGAAGAAGTCTTCGACGTCCTGCTGGCGGGTGAGGTCGAGCTCGTTGGAGCTGCGGGTGATGGTGTTGGTGAAGCCGAGGGCGTGTAGGCGGCGGAGCACTGCTGAGCCGACCATGCCGCTGGCGCCGGCGACGTAGATTTTGGATGCGGGTGTCATGGTTTTTTAGCCACAAAAAGGCATGAAGAACTAACCGGTGTTGGGCCAACGTCATAGCGTTGGCTGAAATGGAGGATTCTTTGGGCCTTTTTGTGGCGGAAAAGCTATGGTTTTACGCGAGGGCGGCTTTTATTTTGGCTTCCTTTTGGGCGAGGGCGAGGTCGGATTCGACCATGATCTTGACCAGCTCCTTGAAGCGGACCTTGGGCTCCCAATTGAGCTGCTTCTTGGCTTTGGCGGGGTCGCCGATGAGCAGGTCCACCTCGGCGGGGCGCTCGTAGCGCTTGTCGTAGTCGACGTACTTCTCCCAGTCCAGGTCGAGCAGGGCGAAGGTCTCCTGAACGAACTCCTTGACGGTGTGGGTCTCGTTGGTGGCGATGACGTAGTCGTCGGGACGGTCCTGCTGGAGCATCAGCCACATCATCTCGACGTACTCCTTGGCGTAGCCCCAGTCGCGCTTGGCGTCGAGGTTGCCCAGGTAGAGCTTCTCCTGCAGGCCGGCCTTGATGCGGGTGGCGGCGCGGGTGATCTTGCGGGTGACGAAGGTCTCGCCGCGGCGCGGGGACTCGTGGTTGAAGAGGATGCCCGAGCAGGCGAACAGGTCGTAGGACTCGCGGTAGTTGACGGTGAGCCAGTGGGCGTACATCTTGGCGCAGCCGTAGGGCGAGCGTGGCCAGAAGGGGGTGGTTTCGGTCTGGGGGACTTCCTGGACCTTGCCGAACATCTCCGATGAGGAGGCTTGGTAGAACTTGGTTCTCTTCACCAGGTTGGCCTCGCGGATGGCTTCGAGGATGCGCACGGCCCCTACGCCGACCACGTCTCCGGTGTATTCGGGCACGTCGAAGGAGACGCGCACGTGCGACTGGGCCCCCAGGTTGTAGATCTCGTCGGGCTGCAGGTCGTAGAGCAGCTTGACCATCTGCACGGAGTCGGCGAGGTCGCCGTAGTGCAGGAAGAGCTTCACGCCGTTGACGTGCGGATCTTGGTAGAGGTGGTCGATGCGGGCGGTGTTGAAGGTGGAGGCTCGGCGGATGACTCCGTGCACTTCGTATCCCTTCGCGAGGAGGAGCTCGGCGAGGTAGGAACCGTCCTGTCCGGTGATGCCAGTGATGAGGGCTCGTTTCATATACGTGTTATATCGAGGTTGGATCTAGGGTTTCGCTTGTAGCAGAATTTGGTCCGCAGAGAAACGCCTTCGGCGGGAGTTGTCGATTGTTGATTGTCGCCTAGACATTTTTGAACCGATGGCTGGCGGCGGTGTGCATAAACGAAAAACGCCCGACGAGGGCTTGCTCGTCGGGCGCAGAAATGATCATTGGCTAGCGATTAGGCGAATCGGGCGGTGGCTGCTGCTCGATTTTTGTCGCTGGTGGATTTGCAGTGCCAATACCAGCGGGAGGCGGGTTTGCTGTCCTCCGCGACGACTTCGGCGTCTTCCTCCGCCACGTGGTGGCGATGAAGGCTGTCGCGGGAGAGGCCGCAAGCGAGCAGCGCCTCGACGGTTTCGCGGGCGTAGCCGCGGCCCATGACCTCTTTGGCCAAGGCGTTGACCGGGCCGAGGGCGCGGGCGCGATGGGTGAAGCCGGTAAGGCCTGCTACGCGGCCGGTTTCCTTTTCGACGACGATCCACCAGGCTCCGTTGCCCATTTGGGTCTCGGCGAGCATGCGTACGATGGCGGTGCAGGTAGCCTCAAGGTTGAGGGGCTGGTCGCCCACCGTGGCGCGAGCGAAGGCTTCGTCAGCGAGGGCGAGTTCGAAGAGATCGAAAGCGTCCTCGAGGCGGGGCCGTCTAAGTAGGAGCCGTTCCGTCTCGATAAGAGAGGGAGGGCGGATGGTGGCTGGATTTACGCGTTCCATGCTAGTGTTGTTTTGAGCTAAAAGTGAGTGTTCGAGTTGGTGTTTTAGAAAGGTGCGCTGGGACGAAAAAAGCCGAACGGATCGAGGATCTGTTCGGCTTGGCTTGCGGTTTCTGGCTGTGTCTTATCGGTGTCTCCCAGGGTGGGTTCGCCGTTTGTCCGCGTGCCAAGCCATGGTCCATTGATGGCAGGTTTGATCCTGCATCGCAGAGGCCGCTTTGGAGAGTTGTCGTTGAGTTGTCGTTTGTGATGCCATCAAGAAGTTCGATTTCGGATAAAGCATGGCCCGTGCCGTTTTGAAAGAAGTTTTGTGAAAAGATAAGGTTACGGTCGTTTTTCGTTTGGCGCGTGAGCGGAATCGTTCGCTTTCGGTGTGGGGGAGGACGAATGGGGGACGGGGTGGATTGCTTTTGAACAATTCTTTGGGCAAGACTAGGGAAATGCGGGCGAAGTGTTTTGGAACGTTCACGGGCGAGGGGCTGCATCGAGGGGTGCGATGGCGTGTCTCCTCGCGATGGGCGTTGGCTATCCTGTTGGCTGTGAATGCCATGGGTTTGGGGCTAGGAGCCCGCGAGGCGGCGAGCGGCGGGATCGAGGAGCGGACGTTCGAGGCGGTTTGGAGCTCCGTTGCAGAGTCGTACTACGACGCCTCCTTCGGCGGTCTGGACTGGGATGCGGTCGGGCGCGAGTATCGCGAGCGGCTGAAAGCTGCGCAAAATCGCTCGGAGCTGAGAAAACTGCTCAATGAGATGCTGCGCGAGCTGGGGGAGTCCCACATCGGGATCCTGTCCGGGGCCTACGATGAACTGGCGGAAGAGCCGGTATGGCTCGGTGGCGACGCGCGAGTGGATCTCTGCTACGCGGGCCCTGAGCTGGTCTTTTACCGCGTGGATGCGGACGGGGCGGGCTACCAGGCGGGAATCCGAGCGGGGGATCGGATCGAGTCGCTGGACGGGGTTTCGGTGGCGGAGATGTTGGAGTCGGTCCAGGCGTCTGGGTTGCCCGAGTACCTCTGGCGCTACACCGCCCTGCAGCGGGCGCTGTTTCGGTTTCGGGCCAGGCCGGGCGACGAGGTGTCGGTGATGGCGGTGGATCCGCAGGGAAGGCGGAAGGCATGTCAGGTACGCCTTGAGCCGTATGAGGGGCCGTTTACGGAGCGGTTTGGGAATTTCGGCGAAATACCTTATTCGTTTTCCTTCGAGACGCGGAGCGATGGCATTTCGGTGATGCGTTTCTCGCTTTGGTTTCCGGCTGTCATGGCGGAGGTCCGGCGGGCCCTGCGGGAGATGCCGGAGTCGGCGCGGGGACTGGTGATCGATCTGCGAGGCAATCCTGGCGGCGTGGGCTTCATGGCGACGGGGCTGGCGGGAATGCTGGTGGACCAGCGGGTGAACCTTGGCACCACGCGGATGAGGGAGGGGCATCTGAACTTTCAGGCCTATCCGCAGCCGAACGCGTATCTGGGGCCGGTAGCGGTTTTGGTCGACGAAGGGAGCTGCTCCACCAGCGAGATTTTCGCCGCGGGGCTTCAGGAGGCAGGACGGGCGCGGGTGTTTGGTCATGCCACGCCTGGGGCGGCATTGCCCTCGGTGGTGATGCGTTTGCCGAACGGAGACTTCCTGCAGATGGCGACCGGCGACTTCGAAACGCCGGGCGGCAGGAGCCTGGAGGGGGTGGGCGTGGCGCCGGATGAATTCGTATCCATCTCTCCGGTTGATCTTTCCAAGGGAAACGACACAGTGTTGCACGCTGCCCTTGGGTGGATAAGCCAACTGAACCCCGAAACGTATGAAAACTAGCCTGACTCTCCTTGCTCGTATTGCCCTAGTAATCGGACCGCTGTCCTTTCTTTCCCCCGCTCGGGCGGAACTGCCTGCCGAAGTGACCGACGTGCTTGACCGGTATTTGGAGGCGTCCGGCGGCCGCGAGCGCATCAGCGAGCTGGAGTCGACGCGTTTGGTGGGCACGATCTCCATTCCCGCCATGGGCGTGAGCGGGAAGTCCACCTTCATCGAGGTCTATCCCGACAAGATGTATTCCAAGCAGGAGCTGCCCGGAATGGGCGTCATGCTGCAGGTCTGCGACGGGGATACGGGCTGGGCTCAGGATCCGATGCAGGGCTATCGCCCGCTCAGCGAGGCGGAGATCATCTCCATGAAGCAGAGCGACGGCTTGCGAGACCTGGCCGATTTCGGCGACAAATACGACCAGGGCCGCATCGACGGCGAAGTCGAGGTGAATGGCGAGCCGGCGCTCAAGCTGGTGCTGTCCAACAAGGTCACGGGACGCGAGGAGACGCACTACTACGGCGTGGAGTCGGGATTGCTGCTCAAGAAGGAGACCGTCACCGACATGGGCCAGATGGGCGAAGTGCCGTCGACGCTGGTCTTTCTGAGCTACCGCGACCAGGACGGGTTCACGTTTCCCGACAAGATGGAAGTGCGAAGCGCCATGATGTCGATCGAGATGACTTTTTCGAAATTCGAAATCGATCCCGAGATCGATCCGTCCATTTTCGAGCCGCCTGTAGCGGAATAAACCAACAACGCCTGATCCAAAACCAACATGTCAAATCGCCTCAAGTCCATCAGTCTACTCCTCGTCGCCTTTTCCGCCGCCGTTTTCGCCTTCGCGGTGGAGCGTCAGCCCTCGCCGGACGGGGCTAAGGTGTACATCATTTCTCCAGCCGATGGGGCCGTGGTTTCCGAGACCTTCACGGTGCGCTTCGGCTTGAAAGGCATGGGAGTCGCCCCGGCTGGTACCAATTTTCCGAATACGGGGCATCATCACCTGCTGATCGACGCTGAAAGCCTGCCTCCGCTGGATACGCCTATGCCGATGACCGAGAGCTTGAAGCACTTCGGCGGCGGGCAGACCGAGGTGGAGCTGACCTTGCCCAAAGGCGAGCACACGCTGCAGCTTCTGCTCGGGGACTACCTGCACATCCCGCACGAGCCGGCGGTGGTTTCCAAGAAGATCACCATCACGGTGGAGTAGAGCGAAGGACGCCTGGCGCTTCGTTCGCGATCGAGCGATGCGCTGGTGGGATTTTCCGAGCGCGGGCCTACTTTTTTCGGCAGCTCGCGTTTTTCGCTTCGAACGAGGAGGCGGCGTTGGGCCCCCGGAGTGGCGGCCGCAACCTGTATGAGGGCCTACTCGGAGGGCTCCTGATCCTTGTCGCCGTCCGGGATGAGGGCGGCGCCGGCGGCGGTGGTGGCCTTGACGCCGGTCTTGGCGGTCTTCACGCCCAGTTTGGCGCCTTTGGCGGCGACTTTTACCGGCACGGTGGCCACGCAGCCTGTGAGGAAGACGATGGCCAGGGCGAGGGCGATGGGGCGAAGAGCGGATTTCATAGCGGGGTGAATCGGGCCGATTGGGCCAAGCTTAAGGGGGTGAGGGCGTTCTTGTAGGCAGTTGTTTTGACTTAGAGAGTGTTTTGAATTGGTTTTGGTTCCGTAGCGCAACCTGGACGGCAGGTCCGGGTCTTTCTAAAATCCCAACTGATTGCTCTTGTTCTTATGATCGTCACTCGGAAGATCGGTTCTCTGATTCGCGGAAAAGCGAGTCCCTTTCAAATCTACGCCGCTTGCCTATTGGGCAGCCTTTTCGGGTTTCTGCCGGGATTCCAGCAGGCCCCGTTTCTGATCGTCTTGTGGAGTTTTCTCCTGCTGGTGCTCAACGCCAACCTGTTTTTGGCGGGAGTGGTGACGCTGATCTGCAAGCTGATCTTTCTCGCGACCATGCCGGTTCTCTTCTCTCTAGGCCGGGTTCTGCTGGAAGGACCGACGCAGGGCCTTTTCAAGGCCATCGTGAACGCTCCGGTTGGAGCGTATTCAGGCTTCGACTACTATGTGGTCGCTGGCGGACAGTTGGTGGCCTTGGTGGTGGGCGCGGGTTTTGGTTTCGTGGCGAGTCGAGCCTTGCAGGCCTACCGACGCAAGATGGCGCGTTTCTCCCAAAACTCCGAAAAGCTCAACGCGTTCAAGAGCAAGGGCTGGGCCAAGGCCATGACCTGGCTGTTTCTCGGGGGAGGTCGTGGCAAGAAGAGCTACGAGGAACTCATGGCGGTGAAGGTGGGCAATCCCATTCGAATCTGGGGCGCCGCATTGGTAGCGATCCTAGTTGGTGTTTTGATATTTGGATACAGCGCCTTATCCGAGCCGTTTATCACCTCGTTGGCCAAGTCGAACTTGGAGCAAGCCAATGGGGCGACGGTCGATTTGGATTCCGTGGATCTCAAGCTGGCTGAGGGTAGCTTGGAGGTGAAGGGCTTGGCTATGGCGGATCCCCAAAATCTCGATACGAATATTTTCGAGTCGGCGCGAATCGTGGCCGACGTCAGCGCGGCGGACCTGCTGCGGAAGCGCTTTTCCATCGATCGTCTCGTTTTCGAGGACGCGGCCACTGGCAGTCGGCGTGAAAGCGCCGGTTCTCTGGTGGGACCCGCTCCGAAAAGCGAAAGCGATTTCGAGCTGCCCGAGTTTTCCGATTTGGAGAGCGTGCTGGAGAATGCGGATGTTTGGAAGGAGCGCTTGGCTCAGGTGAAGCGATGGATGGAGAAGCTTGGTGGAGGCGAAGAAGGGGCTAAGGAGCGAGCTGTCACTTGGAAGGAAGAGCTCAACAGCCGTATCCAGCTTTTGGGGCACGCCCATGTGAAAGCCGATTTTTTGACGGAGGGAAGCCCAACCCTATGGATCAAGGACCTGGAGGCGAAGGGCGTAAAAACGCCATACTTGGGTGGAATGGTAGTCGACATGACGGGACTGAACCTCTCCACGCACCCGACGCTGTTGGAGGTTTCGCCCTCTATCGCTATCGATTCCAAGGATGACCGTTTCGATCTGAAGCTTGATTTGGCGGGGCTAAAGGGCACGGGTCAAAATCGCGTCGACGCTCGAGTGTCTTCGTATCCGGTCGATGAATTCGCTAAGGGGTTGAAGTCCACCGGTGAGCCGCCGCTATCGGGTGGTACCATGGATATCGAGCTAACTGGAGTGGTCGGGGCCTTGGACAGTGACCTGGTTGCCGAAGTGGCCTTCAAGGATTCGATGGCCCGCATTGGCGGCAAGCCCGTGCCTCTGGACGGAGTCTCGCTGCCCGTGAACATTCGCGGTCCTCTTGATTCTCCTGCGGTCAAGCTCGACTCCAAGGCTTTGGAGAAGGTATTGGTTTCCGCTGGCAAGAGTCGCTTGCTGGAGGAGGCAAGCAAGAAGCTTGGGGTGGAAGGCGAGAGTGGCGACAAGCCGAAGGATTTGCTGAAGGGCCTGCTGAAGAAGAAGCTAGAGGAGTAGGTCGCCTAGTTCCAAAGTTCCGCTTCTTGCTCCCGAGTCGCTGAGGTGAGGCCCTGAGCGGGCGTTGCCTTGCGCTGAGGTGAGGCTTGTTTCTCGGTTCGGAAGCTTTTTTCTGGCGTATTAGAAAGATCGATACCGCGCTTGCCTATGAGGAGCTCTTCGAGGCTTTGGATCTGCTCGATGATGGTGCGCGAGTGATTGTCCATTTCCGCTGAGGCGCTGGCGCTTTCCTCGGCCGCCGCGGCGTTTCGCTGAGTGACGTTGTCGATATCGGAGATGGCGCCGGAGACCTGGTCTACTGCGACGCGCTGTTGCTCGGACAGGCCTTCGACCTCGCGCATGGCGGTTTTGAATTCCTCGATCTGGCCCAGGATGCTGGAAAGCTGCTGGTCGACCTCGGAGCTGAGTGAGGTGCCCTCTTTGACGCTGCGGTGGGCGTTTTCGATCTTTTCGCGTGTCGAGTTTGCGGATACGGCGCTTTTCTGGGCAAGGTTTCTCACCTCGTCCGCCACGATGGCGAATCCGGCACCCGCCTCGCCGGCCCGGGCCGCTTCAACGGCCGCGTTGAGGGCGAGGATGTTGGTTTGGAAAGCGATTTCCTCGATTTCCTTGGCGATGTTTGCGATCTCGTCCGACGAACCTTGGATCTTGCCCATGGCGGAGCGCATGCGCCGCATGGAGGTGGAGCTTGCTTGGGCGGATTCGCTGGTATCGTTGGCCAGCTTAAGCACGCGTTCGACCCGCTCGACGCTCTCGTTGGACTTGAATTTGATCTGCTCCATGGTGGCGTGGATTTCCTCGACAGAGGCAGCTTGTTGGGAGCAGCCGGTCGCTAGGTCCCCGCTGGCTTCGGCCACGTATTGGGAAAGCTTGCGACCTGTGCGGGAGGATTTTTCCAGCTTCTGGGATACGTCGATGATGGAGCGTTTGATGCGGCTGATAATGTACCAACCGCCGAGAGCGGAGGCCAAAAGGGCGAAGAGGG is a genomic window of Pelagicoccus sp. SDUM812003 containing:
- a CDS encoding GDP-L-fucose synthase; the protein is MTPASKIYVAGASGMVGSAVLRRLHALGFTNTITRSSNELDLTRQQDVEDFFATEKPDVVVMAAAKVGGIHANNTYPADFGYINLVLASNTIHAAYQNGVSRFLFLGSSCIYPKLAPQPLREDCLLTSELEPTNEAYAIAKIAGLKLCEYYRKQHGVTYHSLMPTNLYGPGDNYHPENSHLLPALIRRFHEAKEAGAEEVTMWGTGKPLREMMHADDLADAVVFALQLPDPPSILNAGTGVEHSIRQIAELVAETVGFEGKIVNDLSKPDGTPRKLMDVSRLRELGWTAQIPLEEGIRKTYPLFLAELEKGSLRAK
- the gmd gene encoding GDP-mannose 4,6-dehydratase; amino-acid sequence: MKRALITGITGQDGSYLAELLLAKGYEVHGVIRRASTFNTARIDHLYQDPHVNGVKLFLHYGDLADSVQMVKLLYDLQPDEIYNLGAQSHVRVSFDVPEYTGDVVGVGAVRILEAIREANLVKRTKFYQASSSEMFGKVQEVPQTETTPFWPRSPYGCAKMYAHWLTVNYRESYDLFACSGILFNHESPRRGETFVTRKITRAATRIKAGLQEKLYLGNLDAKRDWGYAKEYVEMMWLMLQQDRPDDYVIATNETHTVKEFVQETFALLDLDWEKYVDYDKRYERPAEVDLLIGDPAKAKKQLNWEPKVRFKELVKIMVESDLALAQKEAKIKAALA
- a CDS encoding GNAT family N-acetyltransferase — its product is MERVNPATIRPPSLIETERLLLRRPRLEDAFDLFELALADEAFARATVGDQPLNLEATCTAIVRMLAETQMGNGAWWIVVEKETGRVAGLTGFTHRARALGPVNALAKEVMGRGYARETVEALLACGLSRDSLHRHHVAEEDAEVVAEDSKPASRWYWHCKSTSDKNRAAATARFA
- a CDS encoding S41 family peptidase, whose translation is MGLGLGAREAASGGIEERTFEAVWSSVAESYYDASFGGLDWDAVGREYRERLKAAQNRSELRKLLNEMLRELGESHIGILSGAYDELAEEPVWLGGDARVDLCYAGPELVFYRVDADGAGYQAGIRAGDRIESLDGVSVAEMLESVQASGLPEYLWRYTALQRALFRFRARPGDEVSVMAVDPQGRRKACQVRLEPYEGPFTERFGNFGEIPYSFSFETRSDGISVMRFSLWFPAVMAEVRRALREMPESARGLVIDLRGNPGGVGFMATGLAGMLVDQRVNLGTTRMREGHLNFQAYPQPNAYLGPVAVLVDEGSCSTSEIFAAGLQEAGRARVFGHATPGAALPSVVMRLPNGDFLQMATGDFETPGGRSLEGVGVAPDEFVSISPVDLSKGNDTVLHAALGWISQLNPETYEN
- a CDS encoding DUF4399 domain-containing protein — protein: MSNRLKSISLLLVAFSAAVFAFAVERQPSPDGAKVYIISPADGAVVSETFTVRFGLKGMGVAPAGTNFPNTGHHHLLIDAESLPPLDTPMPMTESLKHFGGGQTEVELTLPKGEHTLQLLLGDYLHIPHEPAVVSKKITITVE
- a CDS encoding methyl-accepting chemotaxis protein translates to MSIKAKIIALNAIAASLSLFLGGILVFQSWKKSSELENFGKVSQLLIQMIKLGDAWTHESGGVWATTTHHRTAAEVPAGVEEYRNRIAKTEKTTQELLDLVASMNLEEHSPRFRKLMQNELNFSERLEPIRNRQLVDKADPWPTTLLYNDQIKWLFSLIPQIATETTDAELVRKVIVSDLSLQTQLMINRHVGLLNYALSSGAVTEMVTTRFEAYLSDSRPLLDRIEMIIDTESLPTFHELVDNEAFAYVEDVTKRVFDGGFNNDGSKKSFPPALVERAAEETASLEGSAPQFSKYILERISDYTEERAAEASADLYQSLAAALFALLASALGGWYIISRIKRSIIDVSQKLEKSSRTGRKLSQYVAEASGDLATGCSQQAASVEEIHATMEQIKFKSNESVERVERVLKLANDTSESAQASSTSMRRMRSAMGKIQGSSDEIANIAKEIEEIAFQTNILALNAAVEAARAGEAGAGFAIVADEVRNLAQKSAVSANSTREKIENAHRSVKEGTSLSSEVDQQLSSILGQIEEFKTAMREVEGLSEQQRVAVDQVSGAISDIDNVTQRNAAAAEESASASAEMDNHSRTIIEQIQSLEELLIGKRGIDLSNTPEKSFRTEKQASPQRKATPAQGLTSATREQEAELWN